The genomic segment GGTCGGCGATCCGGTCCTGCGCGAGCGGGCGCCGGACATGACCCCGGAGGAGCTCGCCTCGCCCGCGGTCCAGCGGCTGATCGACGACATGATCGAAACGAAGCGGGCGGCGAACGGAGCCGGGATCGCCGCGCAGCAGGTCGGCCGGGCTCTCCGCGTCGCGATCGTCGAGGTGACGCCCGGGAACCCGCGCTATCCGTACAAGCCGCCGATCGATCTGACCGTCATCGTCAACCCGACGATCGAGCCGCTCGACGACGGGAGCGCGCAGATCAACGAGGGCTGCCTCTCGGTCCCGGGCCTGCGCGCAGAGGTGCCGCGCCACATGGGCGTGCGCGTCCGCTATCTCGACCGCGACGGGAACGAGCGCGAGGAGATCCGCCGCGGCCTCACCGCGGGGACCTTCCAGCACGAGGTCGACCACCTCGACGGCGTGCTCTTCCTCGACCGCGTGGAGGACCCGACGACGTTCACGACATGGGAGGAGTTCGACCGCCACGGCCGCGAGGCCTTCGAGGCCCGGGCGCGCGAGATCGTCGAGCGGACCGGGTCGTGACGGGCACCGAGCGCGAGCTGTGGTGCGAGCTGGCCTGGCTCGGGGGCGCCGAGCCCGAGGCCGGTGTCACGATCGGCCTCGACGGCGAGCGGATCGCGTCCGTCGGCTCCGCCGGCTCGCCGCCGCCCGGGGCCGAGCGGCTCGCCGGGCTGACGATCCCCGGCTTGACCAACGCGCACTCCCACAGCTTCCAGCGCGCGTTGCGGGGCCGAACCCAGGCGGCCTCGGGCGGCAGCTTCTGGACCTGGCGCGAGGAGATGTACGCGCTCGCTCGGCGGCTCGATCCCGATTCGGTCTTCGAGACCGCGCGGGCGACGTTCGGCGAGATGGCGCTCGCCGGGATCACGAGCGTGGGCGAGTTCCACTACGTCCACCACGCCGCCGACGGGACCCCCTACGACGACCCGAACGCGCTCGGCAACGCCGTGATCGCGGCGGCGGCCGAGGCGGGCATCCGGCTGACGCTGATCGACGCCTGTTACCTGCACGGCGGAATCGAGCGCTTCCGCGACCGATCCGCCGAGGCCTGGGCGGAGCGCGTCGACGCGCTTGCCGAGGGACCGATGCAGAGGGTCGGCGCGGCGATCCACAGCGTCCGCGCCGTCGATCCCGCGGCCGCGGCGACGGTCGCGACGTGGGCCGGCGATCGCCCGCTCCACGCCCACGTCTCCGAGCAGCCGGCGGAGAACGAGAGCTGTCTCGCCGAGCACGGGCTGACGCCGACCGCGCTGTTGGACGAGGCGGGCGCGCTGGGACCCGGCTTCACCGCGATCCACGCGACCCATCCGACCGACGCCGACGTCGGGCTGCTCGGCTCGGCCGGAGCCGGGGTGTGCCTGTGCCCGACGACCGAGCGCGACCTGGCCGATGGGGTCGGCCCGGCTCGCGCGCTTCGCGACGCGGGCGTGTCCCTCAGCGTCGGCAGCGACTCACAGGCGTTCATCGACCCGTTCGAGGAGGCGCGCGCGATCGAGCTCGACGAGCGACTCGCCACCGGCGTGCGCGGCATCCACGAGCCGCGCGAGCTGCTCGCCGCCGCGACGGCGAGGGGCGCCGCGGCGATCGGCTGGCCGCAGGCCGGGCGGATCGAGTCGGGTGCGCTCGCCGACCTGACGACGATCGCGCTCGGTGGCGTCCGCCTCGGCGGTCTGGCCGCGGCGGACGCGATCGCGGGAGTCGTGTTCGCCGCCGCGCCCGCCGACGTGAGCGACGTCTACGTCGCCGGGCGCCGGATCGTCCGCGACGGCGCCCACGTGAGCCTCGACGTCCCGGCCCTGCTCGCGAAGGCCGCGCGGGCGTGAGCGCTCTGGTGATCGACCGCATCGGGTTGCTCGTGACCGGCGACCCGGAGCTCGGCGACGGCCCGCTCGGGACGCTCCGCGACGTCGCGCTCGTGATCGAGGACGGCCGCGTGCTCGCGATCGAGCCGTCCGGCGCAGCGGGCGACGAGCGACTCGACGCGGCGGGTCGCTGCGTGATCCCCGGGTTCGTCGACAGCCACACGCACCTCGTGTTCGCGGGCGAGCGCGGCGAGGAGTTCGCGGCGCGGATGGCCGGCGCCGGCTACGAGGCCGGCGGAATCGAGGTGACGACCGACGCGACCCGTGCGGCGAGCGCCGAGGAGCTCGAGCGCCTCGCCAGGGCGCGCCGCCGCGAGTCGCTGCGAGCGGGGATCACGACGATCGAGATCAAGTCGGGCTACGGGCTCACCGTCGAGAGCGAGCGCCGGCTCTGCGAGGTCGCCGCGCGGCTGACCGGCGAGGTGACGTTCCTCGGCGCCCACCTCGTTCCCGCGGAGTTCCGCGACCGCCGCTCCGACTACGTCGACCTGGTCCGCGGCGAGATGCTCGCCGCCTGCGCGCCGCTCAGCCGCTGGATCGACGTCTTCTGCGAGCGCGGCGCGTTCGATCCCGACGAGTCGCGAGCGATCCTCGAGTCCGGCCGCGAGGCCGGCCTCGGTCTCCGCGTCCACGGCAACCAGCTCGGGCCCGGCGCCGGGGTCCGGCTCGCGGTCGAGACCGGCGCCGCCTCCGTCGATCACTGCACCTACCTCGAGCCGGGCGACATCGAGGCGCTGGCGGGGTCGGAGACCGTCGCGACCTTCCTGCCGGCGACCGACTTCTCGACCCGCCAGCCCTATCCGAACGCCCGCGCGGTGATCGACGCCGGCGGCCGCGTCGCGCTGGCCACGAACACGAACCCCGGCTCGAGCTACACGACGTCGATCGGCTTCTGCCTCGCGCTCGCGGTCCGCGACATGGGGATGACGATCGACGAGGCGCTCACAGCGGCGACCCGCGGCGGCGCGCTCGCCCTGCGACGTGACGACGTCGGCCACCTCGCACCCGGCGCCCGCGGCGACGCCGCCCTGCTCGCCGCCCCCTCGCACTCGCACCTCGTCTACCGCCCGGGGGTGCCGCTCGTCGTCGCGACGGTGGCGGCCGGAGAGGTCGTCTGGACGGATCCGGACCTCGCCTCGACGCCGCTTCGCTGAGCATCTTTCGCCGCCGGGCCGGGTTATTGATCCGAATGGTCGGGAACGCGTTTTCAGGGCCGCCCCCCGCCCCGCTTCCACAACCCCGCGAATCCATACACTCGAAGGCCAGATGACTGAAACCGGCGTTGTCGATGTCGAGATGCCCGCGATGGGTGAATCCGTGACCGAGGGCACCGTGCTCGAGTGGCACAAGTCCGAGGGCGATCACGTCGAGGAGGGCGAGACGATCGTCGAGGTCTCGACCGACAAGGTCGACGCCGAGGTCCCGGCTCCGGCCTCCGGCACGCTGACCGAGATCCTCGCCGGTCCCGACGACGTCGTCGAGGTCGGCCAGACGCTCGCGCGGGTCGATCCCAACGGCGACGCGGCGGCGGCCTCGGCCCCGTCCGGCGGGACGTCGGCCGAGAGCAACGGCGCGACCGGCCAGACCGACGAGACGGGCGGCTCGGGCGGTGGCGAGGAGGCCGGCGGCTCGCTCGTCATGGGCGGCGGCGAGGGTGACGCCGACATCGGCGAGGACGCGGCGCCGTCGGAGACATCCCAGCCCGGCGCCGACGAGGACCGCCTCGCCGGCGGCGTCTCGCCCGACGGCGGCTCCGACGCGCCGGAGGGCGAGACCGTCGAGCTGACGATGCCCGAGATGGGCGAGTCGGTGACCGAGGGCACCGTGCTCGAGTGGATCGTCGCCGAGGGCGACCACGTCGAGGAGGGCGACACCGTCATCGAGGTCTCGACCGACAAGGTCGACGCCGAGGTCCCGGCGCCGGTCTCGGGCGTCGTCTCCGAGCACCTGGTGGCCGCCGACGACGTCGTCTCGGTCGGCCAGGCGCTCGCCAGGATCACCGCCGGCGCCGGCGCGGGATCCTCGGCCGCCCCCACGCCCTCGGCCGACGAGGCGGAGGCCGCCCAGGCCCCGGCCGCGTCGGCCCCTACGACGGTCGACGAGTCCGTGCGGATCTCCCCCGTCGCTCGCCGGATCGCCGAGGCGGGTGGCGTCGACGTCAGCGCCATCAGCGGGTCCGGCCCGGGCGGCCGGATCACGAAGTCCGACGTCCTCGCGGCGGGCGACGGCGCGGCCGAGCCGTCGGCCAACGGCGCCTCCGCCGCGGCGCCGGTGGGCGAGACGAAGCCGTTGCGCGGCCCCGCCGCGATGCTCGCTCAGGCGATGGCCGACAGCCGCGAGGTCCCGACCGCGACGTCCTTCCGCACGCTCGCGGTCGACACCCTCGACGCGAAGCGCAAGGCGCTCAACGAGGTGCTCAAGGAACAGGGCGCGAAGCTCTCCTTCACGCACCTGATCGCGTGGGCGATCGTGCGCGCGATCGACGACGAGTGGACCTCGATGGCACGGACCTTCTCCGAGGCCGACGGCAAGCCCCAGGTCACCGAGCCGGCGGCGATCAACCTCGGCATCGCGGTCGACATCCAGCGCCGCGGCCAGCGCTCGCTGATGGTTCCCTGCATCCGCGACGCGGGCTCGCTCGACTTCAAGGGCTTCCACTCGCGCTACGAGGAGCTGATCACCAAGACGCGCGAGAACGCGCTGACCGCCGACGACTTCCGCGGCACCAACGTCACGCTGACGAACCCCGGCGGCATCGGCACCGTCGCCTCGGTCCCGCGACTGCTGTCCGGCCAGGGGACGATCGTCGCCACCGGTTCGATCGCCTACCCGGTCGAATGGAGCCACGCGACGCCGGAGAAGATCAAGGCGCTCGGGATCTCGAAGGTCATGACGATGACCTCGACCTACGACCACCGGATCATCCAGGGCGCCGAGTCGGGCTCGTTCCTGCGCTCGGTCGATCTGCTGCTCTCCGGTGAGGAGGGCTTCTACGAGTCCGTGGCGCAGGCGTTCGGGGTCGACCCCGGCCCGATCACCCACGCTCACCCGGCCTCGGCCTCGGCGCCGGCGCTCGCCACCGGGAGCTCGCAGCCGACGACCGGCGTCGTCAGCTCGGAGCCCGACGTCGAGCTGCTCCAGGGCGTGCAGGCGGCGACCTCACTGCTCAAGGCCTACCGCACGCACGGCCACCTCGCCGCGCATCTCGACCCGCTCGGCCACGAGCCGAAGGGCGACCCGGCGCTCGTCCCCGAGTCGCTCGACCTGACGCCGGAGCTGATGAGCCGTATCCCCGCCTCGATCCTGCGGATCGGTGTCGAGGGCGAGACGCTGCTCGAGGTCCTACCGCGCCTGCGCGAGGCCTACTGCGGCACGATCGGCTACCAGATCGAGCACCTCTCCTCGCACCAGCAGCGGATGTGGCTGCGCGAGATGATCGAGACGGGGGCCCACAGGACCCCGCTCGACGCCGAGCACCGGCGCGGCCTGCTGACGCGGCTGATCGACGTCTTCCAGTTCGAGCGCTTCCTGCAGAAGAGCTACCTCGGCCAGAAGACGTTCTCGATCGAGGGCCTCGACGTCACCGTGCCGATGATCGACACCGTCTGCACTCTCGCGCGCCGAAACGGCGCCGAGGAGGTCGTGCTCGGGATGGCCCACCGCGGCCGGCTGTCGGTCCTGGCCCACAATCTCGGGCGCTCGACCGAGTCGATCCTGGCCGAGTTCGAGGGCGCGAAGGCGCTCGAGCAGGTCAAGTCGATCGTCCACATGCCCCACGGCGGCACCGGCGACGTCAAATACCACCAGGGCGCCGAGGGCATGTTCTCGACCCAGGACGGCGAGGACGTGAAGGTCCTGCTCTACCCGAACCCGAGCCACCTCGAGTTCGTCGATCCGGCCGCGACCGGTGGCGCCCGCGCCGCCCAGACCGAGCACTCGGGCCCGAAGCTCCACCACAACCCGCAGGTCGCCGTGCCGCTGCTGCTCCACGGCGACGCGGCGTTTCCGGGCCAGGGGGTCGTCGCCGAGACGCTCAACCTCCAGTCGCTCAACGGCTACTCGACCGGCGGCACGATCCACATCATCATGGACAACCAGGTCGGCTTCACCACGGAGCCGTCAGAGGGTCGCTCGACGCCGTACGCCTCCGACCTCGCCAAGGGCTTCAACGTCCCGATCATCCACGTCAACGCCGACGACGTCGAGGGCTGCATCTCGGCGGTGCGGATGGCGATGGCCTACCGCGAGCGCTGGGGCCGCGACGTCGTCATCGACCTGATCGGCTATCGCCGCTACGGCCATAACGAGACCGACGAGCCGGCCTACACGCAGCCCCTCCAGGCCGCGAAGATCAAGGCCCACCAGCCGGTCTCGGAGATCTACGCCGAGAAGCTCGTCAAGGAGGGCGTCGTCAGCCCCGACGACGTCTCCGAGACGGCCTCCGAGCGCCAGGAGTCGCTGCGCGGGACGCTCACCGAGCTGCGCCGCAAGATGGAGTCGGGCGAGTTCGAGGCCGACACCCAGACGGGCATCCAGACGGGCGAGATCCGCCAGCAGACGCCGGAGGTCGAGACGAAGGTGTCGGCGAAGCGGCTGCGCTCGCTGAACGCCGAGCTGATCCGCGTGCCGGACAGCTTCACGATCCACCGCAAGCTGCGAAAGCCGCTCGAGGGACGGATCGAGACGCTCGAGTCGGGGCCGATCGAGTTCGGCCACGCCGAGGGGCTCGCGTTCGCGTCGTTGCTGACCGAGGGGACGCACGTCCGCCTGACCGGCCAGGACGCCGAGCGCGGGACGTTCTCGCACCGCCACCTCGCTCTCCACGACGAGAAGACGGGCCTCGAATACATGCCGATCCAGAACCTCTCCGGGGCGCTGGCGCCGTTCGAGCTCCACAACAGCCCGCTGTCGGAGACGGCGTGCCTCGGGTTCGAGTACGGCTACTCGGCGGCCTCGCCGGAGAGCCTGATCATCTGGGAGGCGCAGTTCGGCGACTTCATCAACGGCGCCCAGGTGATCGTCGACCAGTTCATCGTCTCGGGCGAGGCGAAGTGGGGCCAGACGACGCGCCTGACGCTGCTGCTGCCCCACGGCTACGAGGGCGCCGGCCCCGAGCACTCGAGCGCGCGGATGGAGCGCTTCCTCGCGCTCGCGGCCGAGCGCAACATCCGGCTCGCCAACCCGACGACGGCGGGGCAGTACTTCCACCTTCTGCGCCGCCAGGCGCGGATCGCCGAGGCGCGGCCGCTCGTCGTCTTCACGCCGAAGGGACTGCTGCGCCTGAAGGCCGCGGCCTCGACGCTCGAGGAGCTCAGCGAGGGCAGCTTCCAGTTCGTCCTCGACGATCCCAGGGCCGAGGAGCGACGCGAGAAGGTCGAGCGGCTCGTCCTCTGCCAGGGGAAGGTCTACTACGACATCGACGGCTCCGAGCAGCGCGAGGCGGCCGAGAACGTCGCGGTGGCGCGGGTCGAGATGCTCTATCCCTTCCCCCGCCCACAGCTCACCGAGCTGATCGAGCGCTACCCGAACCTGCGCGAGGTCGTGTGGGTCCAGGAGGAGCCGGAGAACATGGGCGCGTGGAAGGTCATGGCCCGCCGCGTCCCGCCGATCCTGCCCGAGGGCGTCGAGCTCCGCTACGTCGGCCGGCCCCAGCGCGCCTCACCGTCCGAGGGCTACCCGGTCGCGCACCGCATCGAGCAGGAGCGCATCGTGCTGACGGCGCTGACCGGCTGACCCCTACCGCTCCAGGTAAAGCCGCGCGTTGCGGTCCTCCGCGCCGCCGGCGAGCCCCCGCGGACGGCCGCCCTGGGCGTCGATGTAGCCGAGCTCGCGCGAGACTCCGGGCAGTCCGGCGTCGGTGTGGTCGAGCATCCAGGTCTCGATGACGAGCCCGTCCGCGGTCTCTCGCAGGCGCAGCATCCGCGACTGCTCGGGGAAATCGGCCAGCGAGCTCGTCTCGATCGCCCAGTAGCCGCCTGCGGAGCTCTCCCGTGGCTCGATCAGGTTCTCGTGCGTGTGCCCCGACAGCACCGCGACGACCTGCGGGCTGCGATCGATCAGCGCCAGGGCCTCGTCGCCGCGATCGGATTCGTCGAGCGGCTGGTGGGAGGCGACGAAGACCCACCGACCCGACTCCGCCGCGGCGTCGAGCTCCGAGTCGAGCAGCTCGAGCTCGGCATCGGTCACGGCGCCGCCGGCGCCGCCCGCGCGGTCGGCGACGTCGAGCACGACGATGCGGACGTCCTCGCCGGCGTCGAATCCGTAGTCGAGCCGCTCGCCTGCGCCCCCGACGCCGGATGCCTCACGCAGATCGCCGACGAGCTCGGCAGGCTCGAGATAGCGCCGGTCCGGGTCGGCCGGGGTCGGCGTCGTGGTTCCCGGGAGGCCGTCCTCGAGGACGTCGGCGAGCAGCTCGCGCGTCGGGCTGTCGGGCAGCTCGAGGCCCTGATCGATCTCAACGAGGCGCTCGTCGCCGACGGCGATGTCCTCGAACAACGGCTCCGGCGGCGCCTCGCCCTGGACGAGGAGATCGTGGTTGCCGACCGCGGGCAGCCACGGCACATCGAGGCCCGGTGAGATGAACGACTCCTGGGCGCGGTCGAGGACCCCGGGCGCCGTCGGCGCGTCGACGTCGGGGCGGAAGACGAACGGGTCCGGGCTCGAGGCCTCCTGCGGGCCGTCGTAGCCGGGCCCGCCGCTGTCGGGGTCGACCTCGCCGCCCTCGAGGATCCCGAGCGCGAGGTCGAGCTCGTTTCGCTGCGCCGAGTCGATCAGGTCGCCGCTGATGAGGACGGCGTCCGGCGCCGCGGCGTCGAGTGCCCCGAGCGCCGCGGCGAAGACCTGGGGCGAGAGCGCCTCCTGCGGCCGGAACGCCTCGGTGACGGGGTCGCCGAGCCGATCGAGCTGGACCGCGCGCGCGGGCGACTCCTCATCGCGGACGTGGGCGTCGGTCACCTGCCCGAGCTCGGCAAGGGTCTTCCCCGGCTCGCTCGCCGGCGCGAGCTCGGTGCGCTCGGCGAACGGCTCACCGGCCGCGGTCTCGAGCTTCCCGTCGCCGTCGGGGTCGCGGAAGGTCGCATCGAGCGTCGAGCGCGGCCCCGCCGGCGCACTCGCCTGGCCGGCATCCCCGCCGATGGCGACGACCGCGACCACACCCGCGAGGACGATCGCCAGCAGGCCGAGCACGGCGAGGCGCCGAGCGCGCGGCACGCGACTCACCGTCGCAGCCCCTCGACTATCGGGCGGCGCTCGACCCGGCGCGCGACCCAGGCGGCGGCGATCGCCGCCAGCAGGGCGAGCCCGGCGACCACGACGGCGACCTGGGTCGCCCCGGCAGCGAGCGGCACCGACGCGAAGCCGCTCGCCAGGTTCGCGACGACGGGTGCGAGGAGGAAGCGCTCGAGCAGGTACGCGGCCGGTGCGGCGATCGCGACGCACGTGAGCGCCGCGCCGAGCAGGACCAGCGTGATCGAACCGCGCCCGGCGCCGCCCGCGCGCAGGATCGAGATCACCCCGCGCCGCTCGGCCACCGTCACCGCGAGCGCTTGGATCAGCGCGTACAGGCAGATCGCGAGATTGACGAGCGCGACGACTCGCAGCACGGCGGCGAGGACGCCGAGGAAGGTCTGGTCATCGGTCGTCGCGCCGCCGACGGCCTCGGTCTCCGCGGCGCCGTTCGAGGCGTCGTCGAGCTCGGCGGCGACCGTCCCGGCATCGGCGCCGTCGGCGAGGCGCACCGCGATCACCTGCTCGACACCGGGCTGCCGGGCGAGCAGGTCCGGGTCGCCGACGATCGCGACCCGCCCGTCGTTCTCGAGCGTCCGCGCGATCCCGACGACCTCGAACCGCGCCTCCTCCCCGGACGGCAGCTGGACCGCGAGGGTTCCGCCCAGGCTGAGGCCGAGCGCGTCGGCGAGACCGACCCCCACCTCGGCCTCGTCCGCGGCGCGCACCCGCCGGCCGGAATCGAGCGGCGCCGCCTGGAAGTCCGACGGGTCGCCCGCGTAGGAGACGAGCTGGAGCGGCTGCCCGAGGTCGAAGGACCCGACGGCCTCGAGCTCGTAGCGCGGGGCGGCGCCCTCGACCCCGTCCAGGCCCGAGATGCGCGGTGCCTCGGAGGCCGGCAGCGTGCTCGTCAGCTGGTACTGGCGCCCGACGGAGACCGGGTCCGACTGCAGCCGCTCGAGGAAGGAGGCGACGCCGAGCAGCAGCAGGACGACGGCGGCGGCGCTGGCGATCGTCGCCGCGGTCGCGGCCAGGCGGGCTCGGCGGGCGCTCGCCAGGCGGATCCCGAGCCCGAACGGCCCGCCCGGCGAGCGGCTGCGCCGGACCGCCCGGCCGCGAAGCTCGCCGCCGCGCAGGTTGAGCGCCGGGGGGCGGCCCGCGGCCCGCCACGCCGGCCAGGTCGTCGCGGCGAGCACGAGCCCGACGACGACCACGAGCGTCGCCGCCAGGACGGGGAGCAGGGCGAGGCCGGGGGGCAGCTCGTTGAGCGCCCCGAGCAGTCGCGCGCTGGGGCCGGCGGCGAGCAGCGCCCCGACCGCGATCCCCGCGAACGCGGCGGGAAGGGCGACGATCGCCGCCTCGAGCGCGTAGCGCTTCGTCACGCCCACCCGGCTGACGCCGACGGCCCGCATCACGCCGATCGACAGCAGCCGGCGCTCGACGTCGGCCTTCGCCGAGGCGCCGAGCATCGTCCCCGCCGCGACAAGAGCGACGAGCGAGAACGCGATCAGGAGGGCGATGACGACGCCGGCCGCCTGGTTGATCAGCGCCCGCAACCCGTCCTGCGTGACGAACTCGAGGTCGTCGAGGCCGAAGGCGAGCGCACGAGCCTGCACGAGCAGTGGATCGAGGTCGCTCGGATCAGACGCCCAGACGAGCGCCTGGTTGACCGGCAGTCGGTCTCCGAAGCTGTTGGCGACGTAGACACGCGGCTCGGGAGAGAGCGGATAGGCGACGTCGTCCGGCCCGACGGCGAGCCCCACGATCTCAGCCGACCCGAGGTGCTCGACCTCCATCGAGTCGCCGACCTCGAGATCCCAGGCGTCGGCCACGCCCTGCTCGACGACGACCTCGGCGCCGGACCCGTCGAGGTCGCGACCATCGACGATCGCATAGCCACGGCGGCCGTCCGGGTCGACGATCTCGATGTCGGCGTCGTCGGAGAAGCCTCCCGGCGCGTCGATCACGTGACCCGAGAGCACGAACCGGTACGCCGACGCCTCGACGTTCGGCAGCGCGTCGATCCGCGCCTCGACCTCGTCGCGATCGCGCTCGTCGAAGCTCGCCAGGACATCGGGCAGGTCGGCCTGCTCGGCGGCCCGCTCGAAGCCCGTGCCGAGCCCGTAGCTGACGGTGATCGAGGTGCCGGCCATCGCCGCCGCGGCGAAGATCCCGGCGGCCGACAGCAACACCCGCCCTCGCTCCGCGCGCAGTCGACGGAGCGAGCGAGACAGACTCCGCCTCACCCGATCAGCCGCCCGTCCTCGAGCGAGAGGACCCGATCGGCGATCGCGGCCGCCTCGGGATCGTGCGTCGCCATCAGGACCGAGCGATCGCCGCCCGCGATCCTGCGCAGCGAGTCGAGCACCACGCGCCCGGAGGCCGAGTCGAGGTTGCCGGTCGGCTCGTCGGCCAGCAGCAGCGGTGGCTCGTTGACGAGCGCCCTGGCGATCGCGATCCGCTGTTGCTCACCGCCCGACAGCGTGTGCGGCAGCCGCTCGGCGGCGGCGCCGACGGCGAAGCGCTCGAGCAGCTCGCGACCGCGGCCCTCGGCCGCGGCGCCGTTCAGCCGGGCCGGCAGCAGGACGTTCTCGACACCGGTCAGCTCCGGGATCAGGTGGAAGAACTGGAACACGAAGCCGACGACCTCGCGCCGGTAGCGGGTCAGCTCACGCTCGCCGAGGCGATCGACCCGGACCCCGGCGACCTCGATCCGGCCGGAGTCGGCACGGTCGATCCCCCCGAGCAGGTTGAGCAGCGTCGACTTGCCCGACCCCGAGCGCCCGAGGATGCAGACGAGCTCGCCGCGACGGAGGTCGATCGCAGCCTCGTCGAGCACGCGGCGCGCGGCGCGGCCGCTGCCGAAGTGCTTCACGACCCCACGCGCGGACGCGAGGGTCCCGGCCGTGCCGCTCGCGGCCCTCGCTGCGTGTTGCGCCTCCAAGCTCCCCCACAGTCTGGCGACCGAGGTTCTCGGCCTGGTTAAGGGAGACGGGAGGAGAGTGGACCGCGGCCGCCGCCCTGCTCGGCGACCGCGGTCCGGAGGAGAGATGAGAGGCGAGAACTTCGCCCGAACTGATTCGCCGCTAGGCGAGGAGCGCAGCCCGTGTGATCACCGCCGCCCCGAGGGAACGGCCGCAATCGGAGCACTGGGTCATCCGGCTCCACGACGTATGCGTGGCACCGCACGAGCACCCGTATCGGCGCTCGAGCCCCGCGAGGCGTCTGGCCTCGCGGACGACGACACCGGAGTCATTGAGGGTTCGTCCGGTGTGCGAGATCGAGCCTGCGTCCATGAACGTCATCATCGCGACGCCAACACGGCGCGACCTTGGACGCCGGTCGAAGCTTTCGAGCGCCGCGTTGTCCGAGCGGTCGTGGACGGCCCGTCGTAGGTCGAACGCCCGGCACCGCTATAGATCGCCTCGGTGAGCACGCGATCGGATCAGGAAGAGGGGACGCTCGCCCGGGCCGAGGACATGCTGCTCGAGGCGGAGCCGGGGCCGCTCTACCCCTGGGTACGGCGCGCCTCCTACATCGAGGCACTCCTGTTCATCGGGCTGCTCGTCTTCTGGCTGGTCCCGGGCTACCCGGACGCGACGTTCGCGTTCGGCCTCGCGCACGGAATCGGCTACCTGATCCTGCTCAGCCTGATCTGGGTCGCGTTCCTGCGCCGCCAGGTCCCCCTGTGGCTTCTGGCCGCGACCGCTACGCCGCTCGGTCCGTTCGGCTCCGTCGTCGGGATCGTCCTCTGGGACCGGAGCCGGGCGCGTGCGGCGGACACCTCGAGAGAAAGGAGGGGCGGACCGCGAAGGGGGTCGACACGGCCCGCCCCATGAACTCGTTCCCGCTTTTACCCAACCGCTCTCGAATGCACGAAAGAGATTGCGCGGAACCCGATCGTATCGATTGCAGACAGTGTGTCGGCCTGTCAAACGCGCTTAACTAAGCCACTCCGACCGATCGATGGGCCGGCCTTGGTCCGATCGACCCCGAGGTCTGGGGGAGACCGATCCTCAGCGCAGATCACGAAGGACCCGCTGCAGGATCCCCCCGTTCTGGAAGTAGTTGACCTCGTTCGGCGTGTCGAGCCGGACCTGCGCGGTGAACTTCGTCTCCTCGCCGTCCTCGGAGGTCGCCGTGACCTCGACCTCCTTGGCCTCGCCGTCCTCGAGATCGCCGACCGTGATCGTCTCCGACCCATCGAGCCCGAGGTCCGACACGCTCTCGGGGAGCTGCAACGGCAGGACGCCCATGCCGATCAGATTCGAGCGATGGATCCGCTCGAAGCTCTCGGCGAGGACCGCGCGGACGCCGAGCAGCTTCGTGCCCTTCGCCGCCCAGTCGCGCGATGAGCCCGACCCGTACTCCTTGCCGGCGAGGACGACGAGCGGGGTGTCCTCCTCGGCATAGTGCATGGCGGCCTCGTAGATCGTCGTCTCCTCGCCGTCGGGGAAGATCTTCGTGAAGCCACCCTCCTTGTCGACCAGCGAGTTGCGAAGCCGGACGTTCGCGAACGTGCCGCGGATCATCACCTCGTGA from the Thermoleophilia bacterium SCSIO 60948 genome contains:
- a CDS encoding ABC transporter ATP-binding protein, which gives rise to MEAQHAARAASGTAGTLASARGVVKHFGSGRAARRVLDEAAIDLRRGELVCILGRSGSGKSTLLNLLGGIDRADSGRIEVAGVRVDRLGERELTRYRREVVGFVFQFFHLIPELTGVENVLLPARLNGAAAEGRGRELLERFAVGAAAERLPHTLSGGEQQRIAIARALVNEPPLLLADEPTGNLDSASGRVVLDSLRRIAGGDRSVLMATHDPEAAAIADRVLSLEDGRLIG